The sequence below is a genomic window from Arthrobacter sp. U41.
GGCTTCTCGATTCACTGGACGACGTTCCCCTCGCCACCGGTTCCATTGGCCAGGTCCACTGCGGACGGATCGCGGTGGGCCCCGGGCACGCCGAACCGGGCGTCGCCGGTGACACTACGGGCGGCAGCCGGCACATCGACGTCGTGGTCAAAGTCCGACGGCCCGGCGTTGTGGCCCAGGTCAATGAGGATCTGGAGATCATGGCCGAGCTGGCCAAACGGGCGGAGCGGGCCTCCACGAGGGCCGCCGGCGTCCATCTGGCAGCCCTGGTCGATGAGTTCTCCCAGACCATGCGCGCCGAACTGGACTACCTTCAGGAAGCCCGGAACGCGGAGCAATTCGCCGCAAACTTCGCGGGCGATCCCCGCGTCCACATTCCCCGGGTCTTGTGGGACACCACCACATCCCGGGTCCTCACGCTGGAGCGGATCCGTGGCGTCAAGGTCACCGACAGCGCCGCGCTGCGGGAAGCCGGGATCGACACCGGAGAGCTGGCCCGGCAGGCCTGCAGCGTCCTGCTCCAGATGGTGTTCGAGGACGGCTTCTTCCACGCAGACCCGCATCCGGGAAACTTTTTTGTGGAAGCAGACGGCCGCCTCGGCATCATCGATTTTGGCATGGTCGGCCAGATCAGCGATTCCACCCGCGATCAGCTGCTCCGGATGCTCCTGGCGATCGTGGAACAGGACGCCGCCCGGCTGACCACCGCCCTGGTCCGGCTGTGCGGAGCGCAGATGAACGGCGGCTTTGGCGGACTGCAGGCCGCTTTGGGGCGGCTGGTGGACCGCTACGCAGGACGGCCGCTCGCGGAGATCCCGATCGTGGCGGTGCTGGCGGAACTGGCGGCCCTGCTGCGCGAACACCGGCTACGGCTGCCCCGGGAAACGGCACTGATGCTGAAGATGCTGGTGATGGCGGACGGCCTGGGCAAACAGCTGGATCCCGGCTTCGAGCTGACCACCCAGCTCGGTCCCTTCACGCAGTCAATCATCCTCGCCTCGTTGTCCCCGGAGGCGCTGGCGGCCCGGCTGAAGAAGCTCGGCCGCGAAGCCCTGCGCCTCGGCACGGACGCACCGGAAATTCTCCGCCGGGTGGTGGACGTTTTGGAACGAGGGGGCATCGACATCCATTTCCGGGCCGAGGAGCTGGACAAGCTCATGGACAAGGCCGACAGGACCGGGAACCGGATCGTGGCCGGACTCATCACCGCGGCTTTGATCAATGCCGTCGGGGAACTGGTTTCGGTCCAGCCCGAGCGCTGGCGCAACTGGCCGAAGACGCTCTTCACCGCGGGAATCGGCGGTGTCGGCGCCCTCGGCGCGTACCTGGCCCTGACCTCCCGGCACCGGAAGTAGCTTGCTCCGACGCCGTCGGGAGGGTCAGCAGTCGGGAGGGTCAGCAGTCGGGACTGTCAGGAGTCGGCACTGTCAGGCGTCGGGACTGTCAGCGGCGCTGCCGTGCCTGCGCGACCAGCCGGCTGAACGCCAGGACGAACACCGTTTCGATCAGCACCATAAGCCCGAGCAGCAGCCACTGGCTTTCGCCGATGAAAACCACCGCCCCGATCACCACCAGAATGGTTCCCAGGGTCAGGGCGTACACGGCGAAGCCGATGGCCACCTTCGCGCTGCGGACGCCCGTGCGGAAGCCGAAGCCCACCGGTTCACCCCCGGGGTAGCCGCCCACGCGGTCCGGTCCCGCAGGCCTGAGCCTGTCGAACTCCTCCCACGGGTCGCGGTCCTGATCAGTCATGCTTCCATTATCCCGCGCCGGCGGCATTCTCAGGGGACCGGTTCGTTCCTGCAGTCACAGTCCGGTTGGCACCGCGACAGCCAGGTCGGGCCCGCACTCCGGCCGCTTCCTGCCGGGGCCGTCAAGGCGGACGGCCGTTAGGCGACGCGGACGTCGATTTCGCCCGGGGCCGCGCCGTCGGCGCCGAACACCAGGTGGCGGTTGGCGATCTTTTCGCTGAAGAACCGGTCGTGGCTGACCACCACGACGGCTCCGGGGAAGTGCACCAGCGCGCGTTCCATGACCTGGGTGCTGGACATGTCCAAGTGGTTGGTCGGCTCGTCCAGCAGCAGCACCGAGGCGCCGGAGAGGAGGCACTGCGCCATGGCGACGCGGGCCTTCTGCCCGCCGGAGAGGTTCCCGATTT
It includes:
- a CDS encoding ABC1 kinase family protein, translating into MSARRDRFRDIVETLTRHGLGFALGHLGLDRLRPADGTAGRHRFPPRGASLPVRVRLALEDLGAVYIKFGQIVSTRTDVLPPEYATELAKLQDASPHITAAEVRAVIAEELGTAADRLLDSLDDVPLATGSIGQVHCGRIAVGPGHAEPGVAGDTTGGSRHIDVVVKVRRPGVVAQVNEDLEIMAELAKRAERASTRAAGVHLAALVDEFSQTMRAELDYLQEARNAEQFAANFAGDPRVHIPRVLWDTTTSRVLTLERIRGVKVTDSAALREAGIDTGELARQACSVLLQMVFEDGFFHADPHPGNFFVEADGRLGIIDFGMVGQISDSTRDQLLRMLLAIVEQDAARLTTALVRLCGAQMNGGFGGLQAALGRLVDRYAGRPLAEIPIVAVLAELAALLREHRLRLPRETALMLKMLVMADGLGKQLDPGFELTTQLGPFTQSIILASLSPEALAARLKKLGREALRLGTDAPEILRRVVDVLERGGIDIHFRAEELDKLMDKADRTGNRIVAGLITAALINAVGELVSVQPERWRNWPKTLFTAGIGGVGALGAYLALTSRHRK